CTGGATGCCGCCGCCGAGGCCCTTGGCGCCAGTTGCGATGCCGCCTTGCCACCGCCGGTCAGCTTTGCCGCGCCCGAACCGCAACGGCTTTCACCGCTGCTGGCCGGGGTGCGTATCGGCGTGGCGCGCGACGAAGCCTTCGCCTTCACGTATGGCGCCAACCTGGACCTGCTGCGGGCGCTTGGCGCCCAGCTCGAGTTCTTCTCGCCACTGCACGAGCAGGCCTTGCCTGTGGTGGACAGCCTCTACCTGCCGGGTGGCTACCCGGAACTGCATCACCATGCGCTGGCGGCGAATGCGCCGATGCTGGAGGCGATCCGTGCTCACCACGCCCAGGGCAAGCCATTGCTGGCCGAGTGTGGCGGCATGCTCTATCTGCTCGAGGCGCTGACGGATGTGGCCGGTGGGCGTGCGCCCCTGCTGGGGCTGCTGCCGGGCGAGGCGACCATGCAGAAGCGCCTGGCGGCCTTGGCCTTGCAGGCCGTCGAGCTGCCCGAAGGCACCCTGCGTGGCCACACCTATCACCATTCGCTGACCAGCACCGAGCTGGCGCCGATCGCCCGCGGCCTGAGCCCCAACGGCGGGCGCGGCAACGAAGCGGTGTACCGTATGGGCCGACTGACCGCCTCCTACGTGCACTTCTATTTTCCCTCCCACCCCGAGGCGACGGCGGCGCTGTTGCGACCATGAGCGAACACGCCTACAGCGCCGCGGAACGTGCGGCAATCTACCGGGCCATCGGCGAGCGCCGCGACATGCGCCATTTCGCCGGCGGCGAAGTGGCGCCTGAACTGCTCGGGCGCCTGCTGGCCGCTGCTCACCAGGCGCCCAGCGTCGGCCTGATGCAGCCCTGGCGCTTCATCCGCATCAGTCAGCGCGCGTTGCGCGGGCGCATCCAGGCACTGGTGGAGGAGGAGCGGGTACGCACTGCCCAGGCCCTGGGCGAGCGCTCCGATGCGTTCATGCAGCTCAAGGTCGAAGGCATCAACGACTGCGCCGAGGTGCTGGTGGCGGCATTGATGGACAACCGCGAAGCGCATATTTTCGGGCGCCGCACCTTGCCCGAGATGGACCTCGCTTCGTTGGCCTGCGCCATCCAGAACCTGTGGTTGGCGGCGCGCGCCGAAGGCCTGGGGCTGGGCTGGGTGTCGCTGTTCGACCCGCAGGCGCTGGCGGATCTGCTGGGCATGCCGGCAGGCGCCAAGCCGATGGCGGTGCTGTGCCTGGGGCCGGTGAACGCGTTCTACCCGGCACCGATGCTGGTGCTGGAGGAGTGGGCCAGCGCCCGGCCCTTGAGCGACATGCTGTACGAGAACCAATGGGGAGAACGCGCTTGAGCATGGCCTTGCTGACCGTGGCGGGTGTGGCCCTGGATGCCTTGCTGGGCGAACCCCGGCGGCGCCATCCGCTGGTGGGCTTCGGCAACCTGGCCAAGCGCCTGGAGCAGCGCTTCAATGCCGGCGGCCGTGGCTGGCGCAGCCATGGCGTCAGCGCCTGGTTCCTGGCCGTGGTGCCGCTGACCCTGGCGGCGTTGATCCTGTCCTGGCTGCCCTATATGGGTTGGCTGGTGGATGTGCTGGCGCTGTACTGCGCCTTGGGCCTGCGCAGCCTGGGCGAGCACGTGCTGCCGGTGGCCCAGGCCCTGCGCCAGGGCGACCTGGACGAGGCGCGGCGGCGGGTGGGCTACCTGGTCAGCCGCGAAACCGCTGAGCTGGACGAGCCGGCCGTGGCCCGGGCAGCCACCGAGTCGGTACTGGAGAACGGCAGCGACGCGGTGTTCGCCGCGCTGTTCTGGTTCATCGTCGCCGGTGCTCCAGGGGTGGTGCTGTACCGCCTGAGCAATACCCTGGATGCCATGTGGGGCTACCGCAACGAACGTTTCGAGCGCTTCGGCTGGTGCGCGGCGCGGGTCGACGATGTGCTCAACTACCTCCCGGCCAGGCTGGTGGCGCTGACTTACGCGGTGTTGGGCAGCACGCGCCTGGCGCTGGCCTGCTGGCGCAAGCAGGCGCCGTTGTGGGACAGTCCCAACGCAGGCCCGGTAATGGCGGCGGGCGCCGGGGCGCTGGGCGTCGAGCTGGGTGGCCCGGCGGTGTACCACGGTCAATTGCATGAGCGGCCGCGCCTGGGCGAAGGGCCGATGGCCGACGCCGACGCCATCGAGCGCGGCTGGAACCTGGTGCAGCGCGGTGTATGGCTGTGGTTGTTGGTAATTGGCCTGGGAGCCTACCTGTATGCTTGAACACGGTGGCCGCCTGCTGCGGGCGGTGAAACAGTACGGCATTGCCCGGGAGCAATGGCTCGACCTGTCCAGCGGCATTGCGCCCTGGGCGTATTCGGTCGCGGCGATACCGCTGGACGCCTGGGCGCGTCTGCCGGAAACCGAGGACGGCCTGGAGCAGGCAGCACGGCGCTACTACGGGGTCGAGCAATTGCTGGCGGTGGCGGGGTCGCAGGCTGCGATCCAGGCGCTGCCGCTGCTGCGCCCGGCTGGGCGGATCGGCGTGTTGTCGCCATGCTATGCCGAGCATCCGCATGCCTGGCGTCGTGCCGGGCACACCCTGGTCGAGCTGGACGACAGTCAGGTCGATGCTGCCCTCGACAGCCTGGACGTGCTGCTGCTGGTCAACCCCAACAACCCCACCGGCCGCCGCGTGCCCCGCGAGCGCCTGCTGGCCTGGCATGCCCGCCTGGCCGCCCGTGGCGCCTGGCTGGTGGTGGACGAAGCGTTCATGGACAACACCCCGGCGCACAGTGTGATTCGCCAGGCAGGGCAGGCGGGTTTGATCGTGCTGCGCTCGTTCGGCAAGTTCTTCGGCCTGGCCGGTGTACGGCTGGGCTTCGTCGTCGCCCCGGCCGAGGTGCTGCAAGGTCTGGCCGAGTCGCTGGGGCCGTGGACCGTCAGCGGCCCGAGCCGGGTGGTGGGGCAGGCCTGCTTTGCCGATGAGCTTGCGCACCTGATGCAGATCGCCCGTTGCCGCGCCGCCAGCGAACGCCTGGCCAGCCTGCTCGAAGACGCCGGCCTGGCGCCTGCTGGCGGCTGCGACCTGTTCCAGTACGTGGCCGACGAGCGCGCCGTGCAGTTGCATGAGTTTCTCGCCCGTCGCGGCATCCTGGTGCGCCTGTTCGAGCAACCCGCGGCGCTGCGCTTTGGCTTGCCCGCCCGTGTCGCCGACGAGCAACGCCTGGCCCAGGCCCTGGCGGACTACCAGAAGGAATCGGCATGACCACCCTCATGGTGCAAGGCACCACGTCCGATGCCGGCAAGAGCACCCTGGTCACCGCGCTGTGCCGCTGGCTGCTGCGCCAGGGCGTCGGCGTGGTGCCGTTCAAGCCGCAGAACATGGCGCTCAACAGCGCGGTGACCGCCGACGGCGGCGAAATCGGCCGCGCCCAGGCGGTGCAGGCCCAGGCCTGCCGGCTGGCGCCGCACACCGACATGAACCCGGTGCTGCTCAAGCCCAACAGCGACACCGGCGCCCAGGTGATTGTCCATGGTCGCGCGGTAACCTGCATGAACGCCGTCGCCTACCACGACTACAAGGCCATCGCCATGCAGGCGGTGCTGGCCTCCCACGCGCGCCTGCAGCAGGCCTACCCAGTGGTGATGGTCGAGGGCGCGGGCTCTCCGGCCGAGATCAACCTGCGCGCCGGTGATATCGCCAACATGGGCTTTGCCGAGGCGGTCGACTGCCCGGTGATCCTGGTGGCCGACATCAACCGCGGCGGGGTGTTCGCCCACCTGGTCGGTACCCTCGAACTGCTGTCCTCGAGCGAGCAGGCGCGGGTCAAGGGCTTCGTCATCAACCGATTTCGCGGTGACCTCGCCCTGCTGCAACCAGGCCTGGACTGGCTTGAGCTGCGCACCGGCAAGCCGGTGCTGGGCGTGCTGCCCTATGTCACCGACCTGCACCTGGAGGCCGAGGACGGTATCGACACGCGCCAGGGCGAGAAGGGCGAGCGCTTGCTCAAGGTGATCGTCCCGGTGCTGCCGCGCATCAGCAACCACACCGATTTCGACCCGCTGCGCCTGCACCCGCAGGTGGATTTGCAGTTTATCGGCCCAGGCCAGCCAATCCCGCCCGCCGACCTGATCATCCTGCCCGGTTCCAAGAGTGTGCGCGGCGACCTGGCGCAATTGCGCGCGCGGGGTTGGGACACGGCCATCGCCCGGCACCTGCGCTATGGCGGCAAGCTCATCGGTATCTGCGGCGGCCTGCAGATGCTCGGCCAGCAGGTGCACGACCCGCAGGGGCTGGAAGGGCCGGCGGGGTCCAGCGCGGGGCTTGGCCTGTTCGACTACAGCACCGTCCTGGAAGCTGAAAAGCAGCTGCGCAACGTATCCGGCCAGCTCGAGCTCGAACAGGCAGCGGTAGCGGGCTATGAGATCCATGCCGGGGTCACCAGCGGGCCAGCCCTGGAGCTGCCTGCCGTGCAACTGGCCGATGGCCGCTGCGATGGTGCCATCAGCGCCGATGGGCAAGTCCTCGCCACCTACTTGCATGGCCTGTTCGAGGGCAGCCAGTCGTGCGCCGCGCTGTTGCGCTGGGCCGGGCTGGCCGAGGTCCAGGCCATCGACTACGAGGCGCTGCGCGAGCGTGATATCGAGCGCCTGGCCGACCTGGTCGAGCAGCACCTGGACACCGCGCGCCTGCGCCAGCTGTGTGGGGTGCGTGGCCATGCATAGCCTGATTCTCGGCGGCGCCCGCTCGGGCAAGAGCCGCCTGGCCGAGCAATTGGCCAGCGACAGCGGCCTGCCGGTGACCTACATCGCCACCAGCCAGCCACTGGATGGTGAAATGAACGACCGTGTGCGCCAGCACCGCGAACGTCGCCCGGCGCATTGGCGGCTGATCGAAGAGCCCCTGGCCCTGGCCGCGGTACTGCGCGGCGAAGCCGCCGAAGGGCGCTGCCTGCTGGTGGACTGCCTGACGCTGTGGTTGACCAACCTGTTGATGCTCGAGAACCCCGGGCGCCTGGAGCAGGAGTGCGAGGCGCTGCTCGACGGCCTTGCAACACTGCCCGGCACGCTCATCCTGGTCAGCAACGAAACCGGCCTGGGCGTGGTGCCCATGGGCGAGCTGACCCGCCGTTACGTCGACCTGGCCGGCACCCTGCACCAGGGCGTCGCCGCGCGCTGCCAGCGCGTGGTGCTGACCGTGGCCGGCCTTCCCCTGATGCTCAAAGGACCTGCACTATGACCCAGATGTGGTGGCGTGACGCCTGCCAGCCCCTCGACACCGCCGCCATGGACCAGGCCCGCGCCCGTCAGCAGCAACTGACCAAACCCGCCGGGTCGCTCGGCCAGCTCGAAGGCCTGGCGATCCGCCTGGCCGGCATGCAGGGCCGTGAGCGGCCAAGCCTGGAGCAGGTCGCGATCACGATCTTCGCCGCTGACCATGGCGTGGTGGCCGAGGGTATCTCCGCCTACCCCCAGGCGGTGACCGGGCAGATGCTGCGCAATTTCGTCGGCGGCGGCGCGGCGATCAGCGTGCTGGCGCGCCAGCTGCAGGCCAGCCTGGAGGTGGTCGACCTCGGTACGGTCGACCCGAGCCTGGCGCTGCCGGGCGTGCTGCACCTGCGCCTGGGCGCCGGCACCGGCAACTTCGCCCGCCAGCCGGCAATGACCGACGTCCAGTTGGCCGCGGCGCTGCAAGCGGGGCGCGACAGTGCCCTGCGCGCCCTGGACAACGGCGCGCAGTTATTCATCGGCGGCGAGATGGGCATCGGCAACACCACCGCTGCCGCCGCCCTGGCCAGTACCTTGCTGGGCTGCCCGGCCCATGAGCTCAGTGGCCCTGGTACGGGCCTGGATGGCGCTGGTGTGCGCCACAAGGCCGAAGTGATCGAGCGCGCCCTGGTGCTGCATGGCCTGCGCGCCGACCAGCCGCTGCAGGCCCTGGCCTGTGTCGGTGGCTTCGAGATCGCCGCCCTGGCAGGCGCTTACCTGGCCTGCGCCCAGCAGGGCGTGGCGGTGCTGGTCGATGGCTTCATTTGCAGCGTCGCGGCCCTGCTGGCGGTGCGCCTGAACCGGCAATGCCGGCCCTGGTTGCTGTTCGCCCACCAAGGTGCCGAGCCTGGGCACAAGGCCGTGTTGGCGGCCCTGGAGGCCGAGCCGCTGCTGGCCCTCGGGCTGCGCTTGGGCGAGGGCAGCGGGGCCGCCCTGGCCGTGCCGCTGCTGCGCCTGGCTTGTGCCCTGCACGGGCAGATGGCGACCTTCGCCGAGGCCGCGGTGGCGGACCGCCCGGCATGATCCTCGACCTGCTGCGCCATGGCGAGACCGAGATGGGCGGCGGCCTGCGCGGCAGCCTGGACGATGCCCTGACAGCCAACGGCTGGGCACAGATGCGCCAGGCGGTGGCCGCGGCCGGGCCGTGGGATGTGCTGGTCAGCTCACCCTTGCAGCGCTGCGCGGCGTTCGCCGACGAACTGGGCGCGCGCCTGGGCTTACCGGTGCAGCACGAGGCCGATGTGCGCGAGCTGCATTTCGGCGCCTGGGAAGGCCGCAGCGCGGCGCAGATCATGCAGACCGAAGCTGATGCTCTGGGGCTGTTCTGGAACGATCCCTATGCCTTCACCCCACCGGCCGGCGAGCCGGTGCTGGCGTTCGCCGAGCGGGTGATTGCCGCAGTCGATGGGTTGGCGCAGCGGCATGCCGGCAAGCGCGTGTTGCTGGTCACCCATGGCGGGGTGATGCGCCTGTTGCTGGCGCGGGCCCGCGGTTTGCCGCGCGAGCGGTTGCTGCAGGTCGAGGTCGGGCACGGTGCGCTGGCGCGTCTGGCCTTCGACGACAATGGCCAGTGGCTCGAGGTGGCCTGAGATGCTGCCGTTGTGGATCGCCTTGCAATTTCTCAGCAGCTTGCCGGTGCGCCTGGCGGGCATGCCGGCGCCCCAGGACATGGGGCGCTCGCTGTTGTACTACCCGCTGGTGGGGCTGCTGTTCGGCCTGTTGCTGTGGTTGGCCAGCCATCTGTTGCAGGGCACGCCTGCGCCGTTGCATGCGGCCTTGCTGCTGACGTTGTGGGTGTTGCTCAGCGGCGCGCTGCACCTCGATGGCTTGGCCGACAGCGCCGATGCCTGGCTCGGTGGTTTTGGCGACCGCGAGCGGACCTTGCAGATCATGAAGGACCCGCGCAGCGGGCCGATTGCCGTGGTCACGCTGATGTTGGTGCTGCTGCTGAAGTTCTGCGCGCTGTGGGTGCTGGTCGAGCGCGGCGTTGGCGGGCTGCTGGTGCTGGCACCGGTGGTGGGGCGGGCGGCGCTGCTCGGGTTGTTCCTCACTACGGCTTATGTGCGCCCGGGCGGGCTTGGCGCGGCCTTGGCCGAGCACCTGCCGCGTCGCGCTGGCGTTGCGGTGTTGCTGGGGTGCGCGGTGCTCTGCGTGGCGCTGGGGGGCTGGCCGGTACTGTGGGTGATGCTGCTGGCTGGCGTGGCGTTCGCCTGGTTGCGGCGGTTGATGTGCCAGCGCCTGGGCGGCACCACGGGGGATACTGCGGGCGCACTGCTGGAGTTGCTGGAATTGGTGGTGTTGCTGGGATTGGCGCTATAAGAGCCAGCCCTTTCAAGGTCTTTAGGCGCGAGGGTTGGCGGCATGAAGGCCGCCAGGGGCCGCATTGGCGAAGCAGGCGGCGCGGAGGATGGCACCGGCTTTGCCGGTGTTCGCCGGCAAGGCCGGCTCCTACAGGTTTGCGGCGTACCCCGACCGTAGGCGCCTTGCTGGCGAACCAGGCGCTGCGGTGGATGGCACCGGCTATGCCGGTGTTCGCCGGCAAGGTCGGCTCCTACAGGTTTGCGGCGTACCCCGCCTCGTAGGCGCCAGCCTTGCTGGTGAACCAGGCGCCGCGGTGGATGGCACCGGCTGCGCCGGTGTTCGCCGGCAAGGCCGGCTCCTACGGCGGTTGCGGCCTGCAATACCTGTAGGAGCCAGCCTTGCTGGCGAACCAGGCGACGCGGTAAGCCGGAAATATCTCACTGGCAACTCGGAGCCTTGTCTGGGCCTCTGCGGTTATCCTCGACCACCTCGACCACTTGGAATGTACCCCCATGCACCCCTGGATCCTC
The window above is part of the Pseudomonas muyukensis genome. Proteins encoded here:
- a CDS encoding cobyrinate a,c-diamide synthase gives rise to the protein MSEPRHCPAVLIAAPASGQGKTTVTAALARLHRNLGRKVRVFKCGPDFLDPMILERASGAPVYQLDLWMIGADESRRLLWQAAAEADLILIEGVMGLFDGTPSSADLARHFGVPVLAVIDGTAMAQTFGALALGLARYQPDLPFAGVLANRVGSLRHAQLLEGSLTEDLRWYGGLSRERGIELPSRHLGLVQASELNDLDARLDAAAEALGASCDAALPPPVSFAAPEPQRLSPLLAGVRIGVARDEAFAFTYGANLDLLRALGAQLEFFSPLHEQALPVVDSLYLPGGYPELHHHALAANAPMLEAIRAHHAQGKPLLAECGGMLYLLEALTDVAGGRAPLLGLLPGEATMQKRLAALALQAVELPEGTLRGHTYHHSLTSTELAPIARGLSPNGGRGNEAVYRMGRLTASYVHFYFPSHPEATAALLRP
- the bluB gene encoding 5,6-dimethylbenzimidazole synthase, encoding MSEHAYSAAERAAIYRAIGERRDMRHFAGGEVAPELLGRLLAAAHQAPSVGLMQPWRFIRISQRALRGRIQALVEEERVRTAQALGERSDAFMQLKVEGINDCAEVLVAALMDNREAHIFGRRTLPEMDLASLACAIQNLWLAARAEGLGLGWVSLFDPQALADLLGMPAGAKPMAVLCLGPVNAFYPAPMLVLEEWASARPLSDMLYENQWGERA
- the cbiB gene encoding adenosylcobinamide-phosphate synthase CbiB; translation: MALLTVAGVALDALLGEPRRRHPLVGFGNLAKRLEQRFNAGGRGWRSHGVSAWFLAVVPLTLAALILSWLPYMGWLVDVLALYCALGLRSLGEHVLPVAQALRQGDLDEARRRVGYLVSRETAELDEPAVARAATESVLENGSDAVFAALFWFIVAGAPGVVLYRLSNTLDAMWGYRNERFERFGWCAARVDDVLNYLPARLVALTYAVLGSTRLALACWRKQAPLWDSPNAGPVMAAGAGALGVELGGPAVYHGQLHERPRLGEGPMADADAIERGWNLVQRGVWLWLLVIGLGAYLYA
- the cobD gene encoding threonine-phosphate decarboxylase CobD; amino-acid sequence: MLEHGGRLLRAVKQYGIAREQWLDLSSGIAPWAYSVAAIPLDAWARLPETEDGLEQAARRYYGVEQLLAVAGSQAAIQALPLLRPAGRIGVLSPCYAEHPHAWRRAGHTLVELDDSQVDAALDSLDVLLLVNPNNPTGRRVPRERLLAWHARLAARGAWLVVDEAFMDNTPAHSVIRQAGQAGLIVLRSFGKFFGLAGVRLGFVVAPAEVLQGLAESLGPWTVSGPSRVVGQACFADELAHLMQIARCRAASERLASLLEDAGLAPAGGCDLFQYVADERAVQLHEFLARRGILVRLFEQPAALRFGLPARVADEQRLAQALADYQKESA
- a CDS encoding cobyric acid synthase, with protein sequence MTTLMVQGTTSDAGKSTLVTALCRWLLRQGVGVVPFKPQNMALNSAVTADGGEIGRAQAVQAQACRLAPHTDMNPVLLKPNSDTGAQVIVHGRAVTCMNAVAYHDYKAIAMQAVLASHARLQQAYPVVMVEGAGSPAEINLRAGDIANMGFAEAVDCPVILVADINRGGVFAHLVGTLELLSSSEQARVKGFVINRFRGDLALLQPGLDWLELRTGKPVLGVLPYVTDLHLEAEDGIDTRQGEKGERLLKVIVPVLPRISNHTDFDPLRLHPQVDLQFIGPGQPIPPADLIILPGSKSVRGDLAQLRARGWDTAIARHLRYGGKLIGICGGLQMLGQQVHDPQGLEGPAGSSAGLGLFDYSTVLEAEKQLRNVSGQLELEQAAVAGYEIHAGVTSGPALELPAVQLADGRCDGAISADGQVLATYLHGLFEGSQSCAALLRWAGLAEVQAIDYEALRERDIERLADLVEQHLDTARLRQLCGVRGHA
- the cobU gene encoding bifunctional adenosylcobinamide kinase/adenosylcobinamide-phosphate guanylyltransferase; protein product: MHSLILGGARSGKSRLAEQLASDSGLPVTYIATSQPLDGEMNDRVRQHRERRPAHWRLIEEPLALAAVLRGEAAEGRCLLVDCLTLWLTNLLMLENPGRLEQECEALLDGLATLPGTLILVSNETGLGVVPMGELTRRYVDLAGTLHQGVAARCQRVVLTVAGLPLMLKGPAL
- the cobT gene encoding nicotinate-nucleotide--dimethylbenzimidazole phosphoribosyltransferase — encoded protein: MTQMWWRDACQPLDTAAMDQARARQQQLTKPAGSLGQLEGLAIRLAGMQGRERPSLEQVAITIFAADHGVVAEGISAYPQAVTGQMLRNFVGGGAAISVLARQLQASLEVVDLGTVDPSLALPGVLHLRLGAGTGNFARQPAMTDVQLAAALQAGRDSALRALDNGAQLFIGGEMGIGNTTAAAALASTLLGCPAHELSGPGTGLDGAGVRHKAEVIERALVLHGLRADQPLQALACVGGFEIAALAGAYLACAQQGVAVLVDGFICSVAALLAVRLNRQCRPWLLFAHQGAEPGHKAVLAALEAEPLLALGLRLGEGSGAALAVPLLRLACALHGQMATFAEAAVADRPA
- a CDS encoding histidine phosphatase family protein, yielding MILDLLRHGETEMGGGLRGSLDDALTANGWAQMRQAVAAAGPWDVLVSSPLQRCAAFADELGARLGLPVQHEADVRELHFGAWEGRSAAQIMQTEADALGLFWNDPYAFTPPAGEPVLAFAERVIAAVDGLAQRHAGKRVLLVTHGGVMRLLLARARGLPRERLLQVEVGHGALARLAFDDNGQWLEVA
- a CDS encoding adenosylcobinamide-GDP ribazoletransferase, whose product is MLPLWIALQFLSSLPVRLAGMPAPQDMGRSLLYYPLVGLLFGLLLWLASHLLQGTPAPLHAALLLTLWVLLSGALHLDGLADSADAWLGGFGDRERTLQIMKDPRSGPIAVVTLMLVLLLKFCALWVLVERGVGGLLVLAPVVGRAALLGLFLTTAYVRPGGLGAALAEHLPRRAGVAVLLGCAVLCVALGGWPVLWVMLLAGVAFAWLRRLMCQRLGGTTGDTAGALLELLELVVLLGLAL